The Lonchura striata isolate bLonStr1 chromosome 13, bLonStr1.mat, whole genome shotgun sequence DNA window CGACTGTAGAAGTGCATCTTTCCATCTCTGCTCATGGCTAGCAGAGGCCTCAGGAAGGCCATGCGGGCAGAAGACTCAtcagaaaaaatacaatttattattacgaaaaaatgaacaaaacacAACTCTGCCACCTGAAGCAGTGCCTGGGCAAGAAGTCCAAAGGTTGTGCAGTCCATGCCATTATATGGTTCCTGTCTGGTGCTGCCTGCACAGATGGATATGGTGGGGAGCCTGGAGTGAGGCTTTCagcctggtgctgtgaccaGCACAGGTGGAGATGTGGGGTCCCGAGTGCCAGCAATTGCTTGGAGGGAGGCCTTGGACAGGCTCTGGATGCTGAGGCAGTATGGAGGTTGTTCTTGGGGAGCTTCAGCAGCATGCAAGGCTGTTTGGGTCCTGTGGTGCCAGTTGAGAATGGTCTCCTGCAACACGAGTTGCACTCTGGGGTGCTCGGGCAGTGTGTGGGGGAAGCAGAGTCTCATGTCCTTGGGCCTCCAGCTGTGTGGGCAACACGAGGGGTCTCCAGCAGTGCAAAGGTTGGTTCGTCCAGTCTCCAGCAGCATGAGGCATGGATCAGGCTCGGTATGGGGCTTCACCAGCAGTTACAGCTAAACTTAACAAACTTTTAAGATTCTAGAAGTAACTTATTTTAGTCCCGAACAGCGGTGTGTGGATCAAGCAGGCACCAGGCGTCCCGGCAGCACTGAAAGCAGCTTGGGCGGGCTCTGGGAGATGCCCACCCGCAGACCGGGGCACGCAGGTCTCACGGGCACTCAGGCACTGgtggcggcagcggcggcggcggcgtcgCGGCGCTGGGCGGCCCGCAGCAGGCTCTGCCGCAGCACCGGGTACTGCCGGTGGCAGCCATCGAGCCCGAGCCGCAGGGCCTGCGCCCAGTCCTCGGGCGGgccgccccggccgccgcccAGCACGGCCGACACCTGGTTGAGCgcgggcagcagggccagcgtgaggcgggcggcggcgcggcgctcCTCGGGCTCGGCGGGCTGCAGCATccaggcggcggcgggcgcggccggcAGGCACAGCGCGCAGCCCACGGCCAGGTCGTACATCTCCACGCCCGCGTCCGCCAGCGCCAGCGCGGCGGCGCTGACGGCGGCGGCCAGCGCCGAGCCGCcgtcctgcagcagcagcgcgCTGACGGCCAGGCGGGCCCGCGGGTAGCGGCCCAGCCGCACCGCCGGCTCCAGCGcctcccgcagcgccgccgccgcctcccgctcCGCctcccgctccgccgccgcgcccggccggctccgcgccccgcgccccgcgaAC harbors:
- the EXOSC6 gene encoding exosome complex component MTR3, encoding MPLDHRRLRGPEESQPPALWAAAAAEDEEDGEGAAPRDPCALRPLFARAGLLSQAQGSAYVELGSGTKVLCAAWGPREAAEPGPGRLLCEFRRAPFAGRGARSRPGAAAEREAEREAAAALREALEPAVRLGRYPRARLAVSALLLQDGGSALAAAVSAAALALADAGVEMYDLAVGCALCLPAAPAAAWMLQPAEPEERRAAARLTLALLPALNQVSAVLGGGRGGPPEDWAQALRLGLDGCHRQYPVLRQSLLRAAQRRDAAAAAAATSA